TTATTATGTATATATGTCAATTGGAAAAAGATGTGATGTTTCTCAATTAGGTGAAATTCCTCAAAATTTTACCATAAAGAGTTATCTTCCACAAATAGAGATTTTAAAGAGGGCAGATGTGTTTATTACTCATGCTGGATTTAACAGTGTGAATGAGGCATTGTATTTTGGAGTTCCGATGTTTGCGCTGCCATTGGTCAATGATCAATACATGGTGGCTAAGCGCCTTACTTCGATGAAACTGGGAATATGTGAGGATATGAAAGAGATGTCCGCAGGAATATTAAGAGATAAAACGGAAAATCTCCTAGCAGATGTGGAAATTAAGGAAAGGTGTATGCAGAGTTCGCTGGATATGAAAAATACTGCCAATCTTGAACAAACTGTTTTAAGACTTGAAGATTATGTTAATGGATTGAAAGAAGGAAACTAACAATGGCATTAAAAAATAAATCGATGTATGCAATTCTGGGTATATTGAATCTATCACCTAGTACAGGATATGATATTAAGAAATACAGTGACAAGGTACTGTCAGGATTTTGGAATGAAAACTTCGGACATATCTATCCTACATTGAAAATGTTGCTGAGAGATGAGATGATTGAAATTGTGGATAAGGAAAAGGATGAAAAGAAAATCCGATATGACATAACTGGGAAGGGAAAGCAGGAGCTTAACGCATGGCTCCTGGAAGAAACTATTCAACAGCCGGTACGTTCTGAATTTATGCTTAAATTATTATTTTCAAGTGATGCACCAAGGGAAAATGTAATTCGAATGCTGGAAGATTATAAAAAAATACATCAAAAGAATATTGATAAATATCTAATATTACAAAAGAATTTGGAGCAAGGCATCAAAGAAATATCAAAGGAAAGAGCCTGTTTTATGAAGGCAATTATTAGAAAAGGAATTATATCCAGTGAAGCAGCGGTTCAATGGTGTGATGAGACAATGGAAGTGTTTCAATCGTCCTAAGTATGTAGCAATTGTGATTTTCTATACGGAATGATGTTACAAACACGCTTTTGTATCGTGACAACACATTAGCAACAC
The nucleotide sequence above comes from Anaerocolumna cellulosilytica. Encoded proteins:
- a CDS encoding PadR family transcriptional regulator — its product is MALKNKSMYAILGILNLSPSTGYDIKKYSDKVLSGFWNENFGHIYPTLKMLLRDEMIEIVDKEKDEKKIRYDITGKGKQELNAWLLEETIQQPVRSEFMLKLLFSSDAPRENVIRMLEDYKKIHQKNIDKYLILQKNLEQGIKEISKERACFMKAIIRKGIISSEAAVQWCDETMEVFQSS